A stretch of the Mesorhizobium sp. Pch-S genome encodes the following:
- the rpsO gene encoding 30S ribosomal protein S15, giving the protein MSITAERKKELLAQFATVAGDTGSPEVQVAILSERIKNLTEHFKDHKKDNHSRRGLLALVSQRRSLLDYLKRKDEARYQTLIEKLELRR; this is encoded by the coding sequence ATGTCGATTACTGCTGAACGCAAGAAGGAACTGCTGGCTCAGTTCGCCACCGTCGCCGGTGACACCGGTTCGCCGGAAGTGCAGGTTGCCATTCTTTCCGAGCGTATCAAGAACCTGACCGAGCACTTCAAGGACCACAAGAAGGACAACCACTCCCGTCGTGGCCTGCTCGCACTCGTTTCCCAGCGTCGCAGCCTGCTTGATTACCTCAAGCGCAAGGATGAGGCGCGCTACCAGACGCTGATCGAGAAGCTCGAACTGCGTCGCTGA
- the corA gene encoding magnesium/cobalt transporter CorA produces MTKAETVRKREPGMAKRSPIGASPGTLIADPRARRSELNLTLIDRDRCEKIDGASLDDLKTHCEKWPLVWLDCVGLANVELIEQIGKQFGLHPLALEDVVNTGQRPKAEFFDDHAFVVVNMVDDPATYRYEQISLFFGKGFVITFQQREGDPFDPVRKRIVASTPNRLRSRGADYLAYALIDAIVDSFFPLIENASARTDEVEDAMLRHPHKQQVRILHEQRRHAGQLHRTMLSLRDALAGLVRSDAPYIKPETKIFLNDTLDHAYRLVELADTQRDMTTGLIEMHLSLSQARTNEVISLLTIVSAIFIPLTFLVGVWGMNFDPATSPWNMPELKAYYGYPAALVFMALVAIGLVSFFKWKKWL; encoded by the coding sequence ATGACAAAAGCGGAAACGGTTCGGAAGCGAGAGCCGGGAATGGCGAAGCGCTCACCTATTGGTGCTTCGCCTGGAACATTGATTGCCGACCCCAGGGCACGGCGCAGTGAGCTCAATCTGACGCTGATCGATCGCGACCGCTGCGAAAAGATCGACGGTGCCAGCCTCGATGACCTGAAGACGCATTGCGAAAAATGGCCACTTGTCTGGCTGGATTGTGTCGGCCTGGCAAATGTCGAGTTGATCGAGCAGATCGGCAAGCAGTTCGGTTTGCATCCGCTGGCTCTGGAAGACGTCGTCAACACCGGCCAGCGGCCCAAGGCTGAGTTTTTTGACGACCATGCCTTTGTCGTCGTCAATATGGTCGATGATCCCGCCACCTATCGCTACGAGCAGATTTCCCTGTTTTTCGGCAAGGGCTTCGTCATCACCTTCCAGCAGCGCGAAGGTGATCCTTTCGATCCGGTGCGCAAGCGCATCGTTGCCTCGACGCCCAACCGTTTGCGTTCGCGCGGAGCAGACTATCTCGCCTATGCCCTTATCGATGCCATCGTCGACTCGTTCTTTCCATTGATCGAAAACGCCAGCGCCCGAACCGACGAGGTCGAGGACGCGATGCTGCGTCATCCACACAAGCAGCAGGTCCGCATTCTGCACGAACAGCGCCGGCATGCGGGCCAATTGCACCGGACGATGCTGTCGCTGCGAGATGCGCTGGCCGGGCTGGTTCGCTCTGATGCCCCTTACATCAAGCCGGAGACGAAGATCTTCCTGAACGACACGCTGGATCATGCCTATCGGCTCGTGGAATTGGCGGATACGCAGCGCGACATGACGACGGGACTGATCGAAATGCACCTGTCGCTCAGCCAGGCACGCACCAACGAGGTGATCAGTCTGCTCACCATTGTCTCGGCGATCTTCATTCCGCTCACCTTCCTGGTCGGCGTCTGGGGCATGAACTTCGATCCTGCGACATCGCCCTGGAACATGCCGGAACTGAAGGCCTACTACGGCTATCCAGCTGCCCTGGTTTTCATGGCTCTGGTGGCGATAGGGCTGGTCAGTTTCTTCAAATGGAAGAAGTGGCTGTAA